In one Ornithinimicrobium pratense genomic region, the following are encoded:
- a CDS encoding MFS transporter, whose amino-acid sequence MTTDTAPAPSLFSPQLRSASIGATALIALFALEYIAVGAAMPTIAEALQGYHLYSMAFGATVAASIVGMIISGWWSDRSGPRPVVLAGTLTFALGLLVAGLAPTMELFSVGRGLQGLGSGLSTVALYVVIAQRVPDVSRPAVFSLLAAAWVVPGLVGPLLTGSLVHYLSWRWVFLGVAPLVAVALLVLRPALRGTYPSDEAPFLRPATIGWAVVAAAAVGVLNLAGESVDGREWVIGAVALLLLGLASWRLLPRGALRLARGLPSVIGVRAALGGSLVAAEAYLPLMLRDEHGYSPARAGAILAVASIAWALGSFFQGRLGPATDRYRVMVAGASIYATLMVVMALAVWAAWPGWAVIVIYGLATLGLGAAYPTTSLLTMRLSPPGEIGRNSSALQVGEALTSAFALAITGVVFGLTYAAAPHAAFVGTLVVSCVVGAVSVVAAGRSRPPI is encoded by the coding sequence GTGACCACCGACACCGCCCCCGCGCCCTCCCTCTTCAGCCCGCAGCTGCGCTCCGCCTCCATCGGGGCAACCGCGCTGATCGCCCTCTTCGCGCTGGAGTACATCGCCGTCGGCGCCGCCATGCCGACGATCGCCGAGGCGCTGCAGGGCTACCACCTGTACAGCATGGCCTTCGGGGCCACCGTGGCCGCCAGCATCGTCGGGATGATCATCAGCGGCTGGTGGTCGGACCGTAGCGGGCCCCGGCCGGTCGTCCTCGCCGGCACCCTGACCTTCGCCCTCGGGCTGCTCGTCGCCGGCCTGGCCCCCACGATGGAGCTGTTCAGCGTCGGCCGTGGGCTGCAGGGGCTGGGCAGCGGGCTGTCCACGGTCGCGCTCTACGTCGTCATCGCCCAGCGGGTCCCCGACGTCTCCCGCCCCGCCGTCTTCTCCCTGCTCGCCGCCGCGTGGGTGGTGCCCGGCCTGGTCGGCCCTCTCCTCACCGGCTCCTTGGTCCACTACCTGTCCTGGCGCTGGGTCTTCCTCGGTGTCGCCCCGCTGGTGGCGGTGGCGCTGCTCGTGCTGCGGCCCGCGCTGCGCGGCACCTACCCCAGCGACGAGGCTCCGTTCCTGCGGCCGGCGACGATCGGCTGGGCCGTGGTGGCCGCTGCAGCAGTTGGTGTGCTCAACCTCGCCGGTGAGTCGGTGGATGGCCGCGAGTGGGTCATCGGCGCGGTCGCCCTGCTGCTGCTGGGGCTGGCCAGCTGGCGGCTGCTGCCGCGCGGTGCGCTGCGGCTGGCACGGGGCCTGCCCTCCGTCATCGGGGTCCGCGCCGCCCTGGGTGGGTCCCTGGTGGCCGCTGAGGCCTACCTGCCGTTGATGCTGCGGGACGAGCACGGCTACTCCCCGGCGAGGGCCGGGGCCATCCTGGCCGTGGCCTCCATCGCCTGGGCCCTCGGCTCGTTCTTCCAGGGCCGGCTGGGCCCGGCCACCGACCGCTACCGCGTGATGGTGGCGGGAGCGAGCATCTACGCCACCCTCATGGTGGTGATGGCGCTTGCGGTCTGGGCCGCGTGGCCCGGTTGGGCCGTGATCGTGATCTACGGCCTGGCCACCCTCGGCCTGGGCGCCGCCTACCCGACCACCTCGTTGCTCACCATGCGCTTGTCGCCCCCGGGCGAGATCGGTCGCAACTCCTCGGCCCTGCAGGTCGGTGAGGCGTTGACCAGCGCCTTCGCCCTGGCGATCACGGGCGTGGTGTTCGGGCTCACGTATGCCGCAGCACCCCATGCGGCGTTCGTCGGCACCCTCGTGGTCTCGTGCGTCGTCGGTGCCGTCTCCGTCGTGGCGGCGGGCCGGTCGCGTCCCCCGATCTGA
- a CDS encoding 16S rRNA (uracil(1498)-N(3))-methyltransferase has translation MTAPLFLVPVGSLDADDEGGPRALRLDGPEGRHAADVQRLGVGEEILVADGQGRAASCTVTAADRAALQLRVDSLWTVEESQPRLVLVQALAKGERDLMAVEAATELDVDEVVPWQADRSIVRWRAERAQKAHRKWQQTVLAATKQSRRVRVPVVADLVTRGELVRRVAESALTVVLHEEAEEPLAQVSLPEQGEVLVVVGPEGGIAAQELTALTAAGAQPVRLGRTVLRSSSAGPAALAVLNARSRWR, from the coding sequence ATGACCGCGCCCCTGTTCCTCGTGCCGGTCGGCAGCCTCGACGCCGACGACGAGGGCGGGCCGCGCGCCCTACGGCTGGACGGCCCCGAGGGTCGGCACGCCGCCGACGTGCAGCGACTCGGCGTCGGTGAGGAGATCCTTGTGGCCGACGGTCAGGGCCGGGCCGCGTCCTGCACCGTGACCGCGGCCGACCGCGCAGCCCTGCAGCTGCGCGTCGACTCGCTGTGGACGGTCGAGGAGTCGCAGCCCCGCCTCGTCCTGGTCCAGGCCCTGGCTAAGGGCGAGCGCGACCTGATGGCGGTCGAGGCCGCGACCGAGCTGGACGTCGACGAGGTGGTTCCGTGGCAGGCTGACCGCTCGATCGTGCGCTGGCGGGCCGAGCGGGCGCAGAAGGCTCACCGCAAGTGGCAGCAGACCGTGCTGGCCGCCACCAAGCAGTCCCGCCGCGTCCGGGTCCCTGTCGTCGCCGACCTGGTGACCAGGGGTGAGCTGGTCCGACGCGTCGCCGAGTCCGCGCTCACCGTGGTGCTGCACGAGGAGGCCGAGGAGCCACTGGCCCAGGTGTCCTTGCCCGAGCAGGGGGAGGTGCTGGTGGTCGTCGGCCCCGAAGGCGGGATCGCGGCGCAGGAGCTGACCGCGCTCACCGCGGCGGGCGCCCAGCCGGTCCGGCTGGGCAGGACCGTCCTGCGCTCCTCCAGCGCCGGGCCCGCCGCCCTCGCCGTCCTCAACGCCCGGAGCAGGTGGCGGTGA
- the dnaJ gene encoding molecular chaperone DnaJ, whose protein sequence is MNDYYADLGVPREATPEEIKKAYRRKARQLHPDVNPGADAEAEFKRVSQAYDVLGDPAKRASYDRGQDPYGGSTGGFGQGFTFSDIMDAFFGGTAAGTRGPRTRVQRGHDALVRLDIDLATAVFGGEETLHIDTAVLCQTCTGSGAQPDSRTRSCQVCGGRGEVQQVQRSFLGQVMTSRPCQACRGYGDVIEHPCFDCSGEGRVRTRRDLTLRVPAGVDSGTRIQLTGEGEVGPFGGEPGDLYVEIAVEPHETYQRRGDDLHGSLEVPMTAAALGATLPVETLDGLEEIELASGTQPGETITLPGLGVTHLRGQGRGDLVLHVDVKVPTRLTDEQRELLTRLAESREETRPTGRMGANGPGHGRKSKLWEALRGR, encoded by the coding sequence GTGAACGACTACTACGCCGATCTTGGAGTGCCCCGCGAGGCCACCCCCGAAGAGATCAAGAAGGCCTACCGCCGCAAGGCCCGCCAGCTGCACCCGGACGTCAACCCCGGCGCGGACGCCGAGGCCGAGTTCAAACGGGTCAGCCAGGCCTACGACGTCCTCGGCGACCCGGCCAAGCGGGCCTCCTACGACCGGGGCCAGGACCCCTACGGCGGCTCCACCGGTGGGTTCGGCCAGGGCTTCACCTTCAGCGACATCATGGACGCCTTCTTCGGCGGCACCGCCGCCGGCACCCGCGGACCCCGCACTCGGGTGCAGCGCGGCCATGACGCGCTCGTCCGGCTGGACATCGACCTGGCCACCGCCGTCTTCGGTGGCGAGGAGACCCTGCACATCGACACGGCCGTGCTGTGCCAGACCTGCACCGGCTCCGGCGCGCAGCCAGACTCCCGCACCCGCAGCTGCCAGGTATGCGGTGGCCGCGGCGAGGTGCAGCAGGTCCAGCGCTCTTTCCTGGGCCAGGTGATGACCTCCCGTCCGTGCCAGGCCTGCCGCGGCTACGGCGACGTCATCGAGCACCCGTGCTTCGACTGCTCCGGGGAGGGCCGGGTCCGCACCCGCCGCGACCTCACCCTGAGGGTGCCGGCCGGGGTGGACAGCGGCACCCGGATCCAGCTCACCGGTGAGGGCGAGGTCGGGCCCTTCGGTGGGGAGCCGGGGGACCTCTACGTCGAGATCGCCGTCGAGCCGCACGAGACCTACCAGCGGCGGGGTGACGACCTGCACGGCTCCCTGGAGGTGCCGATGACCGCGGCGGCGCTCGGTGCCACCCTGCCCGTGGAGACCCTCGACGGCCTCGAGGAGATCGAGCTGGCATCGGGCACCCAGCCGGGCGAGACCATCACCCTGCCCGGGCTCGGGGTCACCCACCTGCGTGGGCAGGGCCGCGGAGACCTCGTCCTGCACGTGGACGTCAAGGTCCCCACCCGGCTCACCGACGAGCAGCGCGAGCTGCTCACCCGGCTGGCCGAGAGCCGGGAGGAGACCCGCCCGACCGGTCGCATGGGCGCCAACGGGCCCGGTCACGGACGCAAGAGCAAGCTCTGGGAAGCCCTGAGGGGCAGGTGA
- the hrcA gene encoding heat-inducible transcriptional repressor HrcA yields the protein MSQERRLEVLRAIVQDYVRTSEPVGSKALLDRHQLGVSAATVRNDMAALEDEGLIIAPHTSAGRIPTDAGYRIFVDRLQQVKPMSKAERAAIERFLAGAVDLDDVVARTTRLLAGLTQQVAVMQYPSLTRSSVRHIELVPVGGARLMVVLIVNTGRVEQRMVETGRDLSSEAELVAGLRNLVNEQAVGQPLTAVPGRLATVSERMAPEDRPLVEAVARALADATEESTEERVVLAGTANLARVGSDFPTTLSQVLEALEEHVVLLRLLQAVPTITEGDGDSVTVSIGAENPYAPLRTTSVVATAYGGAGNLGVVGPTRMDYGQAMVAVRAVAHYVTEILDE from the coding sequence ATGAGCCAGGAGCGCCGACTAGAGGTGCTGCGCGCCATCGTGCAGGACTACGTGCGCACCTCCGAGCCGGTCGGGTCCAAGGCGTTGCTGGACCGCCACCAGCTCGGGGTCTCGGCCGCCACCGTGCGCAACGACATGGCGGCGCTGGAGGACGAGGGGTTGATCATTGCGCCGCACACCAGCGCCGGACGGATCCCGACCGACGCTGGCTACCGGATCTTCGTGGACCGGCTGCAGCAGGTCAAGCCGATGAGCAAGGCCGAGCGTGCGGCGATCGAGCGCTTCCTGGCGGGGGCGGTGGACCTGGACGACGTCGTCGCCCGGACCACCCGGCTCCTGGCCGGCCTGACCCAGCAGGTCGCGGTCATGCAGTACCCGAGCCTGACCAGGTCCAGCGTGCGGCACATCGAGCTGGTCCCGGTCGGCGGCGCCCGGCTGATGGTCGTGCTCATCGTCAACACCGGGCGCGTCGAGCAGCGCATGGTGGAGACCGGCCGTGACCTGAGCAGCGAGGCCGAGCTGGTCGCGGGGCTGCGTAACCTGGTCAACGAGCAGGCCGTCGGCCAGCCGCTGACCGCCGTCCCGGGTCGGCTGGCCACGGTGAGTGAGCGGATGGCCCCCGAAGACCGGCCACTCGTCGAGGCTGTGGCCAGAGCCCTCGCCGACGCCACCGAGGAGAGCACCGAGGAGCGGGTCGTGCTGGCCGGCACCGCCAACCTGGCCCGGGTCGGCAGCGACTTTCCGACCACCCTGTCCCAGGTCCTGGAGGCCCTGGAGGAGCACGTGGTGCTGCTGCGGCTGCTGCAGGCCGTGCCCACGATCACCGAGGGAGACGGCGATAGCGTCACCGTCTCGATCGGCGCGGAGAACCCTTACGCGCCGCTGCGCACCACTTCCGTCGTCGCCACCGCCTACGGTGGTGCCGGCAACCTGGGGGTCGTCGGACCGACCCGCATGGACTACGGCCAGGCCATGGTCGCCGTCCGCGCGGTGGCGCACTACGTCACCGAGATCCTGGACGAGTGA